Below is a window of Ruegeria sp. THAF33 DNA.
GTGTTCGATCTTCCATCCGATCCACAGCCACGCACCCAGCAATATTGCAATGGCAGCATAATCCAGAGGGGAAAATAGGGCGGCACGTTCGATCCAGGTCATGGCGCGACAGTACGACCGGACATCGGAACTTGCCAGAGTGGTAAATTGGTAATATTATTTTACCAAAGGGAGGGATGCCATGGAAATGCCAAAGCCAAGCCCGGACGTACTGAGCCGGAAAAGCGCGATCGTTTCGCGGCTGTCGCGGGTTTTGCCGGATACGGCAATTATCCATGATCCGGCTGAAACCCGAGCCTATGAGTGCGATGCCCTGACGGCTTACAAATGCCCGCCGATGCTGGCCGTGCTGCCGTCGAGCACGCAGGAAGTCTCGGACGTTTTGCGCATCTGCCATGAAGAAGGCGTGCCTGTCGTGCCGCGCGGTGCGGGTACGTCGCTGGCCGGCGGGGCATTGCCAACGGCTGATTGCGTCATTCTGGGCGTCGCGCGGATGAATGAGGTGCTGGAGGTTGACTATGACAACCGTTTCATCAGGGTGCAGACGGGCCGCACCAATCTGAGCGTCACCGGCGCGGTCGAGGAGGAGGATTTCTTTTATGCGCCTGATCCTTCCTCGCAACTGGCATGCGCCATTGCCGGCAATATCGCGATGAATTCAGGTGGCGCGCATTGCCTGAAATATGGCGTGACAACGAACAACCTTATGGGCGTGACCATGGTGATGATGGATGGCAGTGTCGTCGAGATCGGCGGCGCGCATCTGGATGCGCCCGGTCTGGACCTTTTGGGCGTCATTTGCGGCTCGGAAGGTCAGTTGGGCGTGGTGACCGAAGCAACACTGCGCATTCTGCGCAAACCCGAAGGCGCGCGGCCGGTTCTGATGGGGTTCGACGACAACGAAGTCGCGGGTCAGTGTGTTTCTGACATTATCAAATCGGGCATTCTGCCGGTCGCGATCGAGTTCATGGACACGCTGTGCATTAAAGCCTGCGAAAACTTTGCGCACGCCGGCTATCCCGACTGCCATGCGCTGTTGATTGTCGAAGTGGAAGGGTCGGAAGCCGAAATTGACCATCAATTGTCGAAAATCATCGAGATCGCCAAACGCCACAACCCGGTCGAGCTGCGAGAAAGCCAGTCAGCCGAAGAAAGCGCAAAAATCTGGCTTGGTCGGAAATCCGCATTCGGCGCCATGGGGCAGTTGAACGACTACATGTGCCTTGACGGTACGATCCCGGTGTCGGCCCTGCCAACGGTGCTGCGCCGTATCGGCGAGTTGAGTGAAGAATTCGGTCTGCCTGTCGGGAACGTTTTTCACGCAGGGGATGGGAACATGCATCCGCTGATCCTTTTCGATGCCAACAAGCCGGGTGATCTGGAAAAATGCGAGGCATTCGGCGCCGAAATTCTGAAACTATGCGTGGACGAAGGCGGTTGTCTGACCGGTGAGCACGGCGTTGGCATCGAGAAGAGGGATCTCATGTCGCATCAATATGCGCCTGCCGATCTTGAAGCGCAGATGGCGGTCAAGGACGTTTTTGACCCCAAATGGCTGCTGAACCCTGCCAAGGTGTTTCCACTGAACGTTTCGGAAACCCGCCGCCACGCGCAGATTGCTGCCGAATAACAGGATCTAATAACGGATTTTGCCATGAAACCTGAATCAGAATCTGAACTGGCCGACATGGTGACCGGATTGAAAGAGCCTGTTTGCATCGTCGGTGGCGGCACGCGCGCGGTCACCGGTCCCGACGCGAATATCGAAACCGGGGCTCTGCGTGGCATTTCGCTTTACGAACCCGGAGCACTTACTCTTGTGGCCAAGGCCGGGACACCATTGGCAGAGATCCAGGCCGTGCTGGAGGCGGAAGGTCAGCAACTGGCGTTTGAGCCGATGGATCACCGCAGTTTGCTTGATACTCAAGGTGAACCAACGATCGGCGGTGTCGTCGCGGCCAATATCTCGGGCCCGCGGCGGATTCAGGTCGGTGCCTGCCGGGATTTCCTGCTGGGTGTGCGTTTCGTCGACGGGCGCGGGCAGGTGGTCAAGAATGGTGGGCGAGTTATGAAAAACGTCACCGGTTATGATCTCGTTAAATTGATGGGTGGGTCTTGGGGAACACTGGGAATTCTGACCGAAGTGTCGTTGAAGGTGCTGCCCAAGCCGGAAAGAGTGGCGACTTTGTCCGTCGCCGTTCGGGATGCCGGCAGCGCGGTGAAAATTCTTTCCGCTGCGTTGAAATCACCCTTTGAAGTGACTGGTGCCGCCTATGACCCGGCGGGTGGAAATGCCCTGCTTAGGGTTGAGGGATTTGCAGAGTCGGTGACGTACAGGATCGGTCGGTTGACCGCCTTACTGGCAGATTTTGGTGAGGTGACAGACGAGGGAGACGCCACAGCGCTTTGGACCGGGATCCGCGACGTTCACCCATTTCAGGGCAAGGACGGGGACGTCTGGCGGCTTTCGGTAAAACCGAGTGACGCGGCGGAGATTTCGGCGCGCGCCGAAGCGGATCAAACGCTGTTTGATTGGGGCGGTGGTCTTGTCTGGCTGCGGGTCCCGGCCGGCACGGATGTGCGTGGCCGGCTTGGTTCGTTTTCGGGTCATGCCACTTTGGTGCGATCCGACCACGACACGATCAGAAAACTGGGGCGATTTCATCCGGGACCCACATCAATATCGGCTCTGACAAAGGGCTTGCGTGCGAAATTTGATCCTCGCGGTTTGTTCAACCCGGGGCTGATTGGATAGGGCGATGCAGACAACATTCACGGATGAGCAATTGCAAGACCCGGCAATCCAGCGCTCGAACGAGATTCTGCGAAACTGCGTCCATTGCGGATTTTGCACGGCCACGTGTCCGACATATCAGGTGCTGGGAGACGAGCTCGACAGTCCGCGTGGGCGCATCTACCTGATCAAGGACATGCTGGAAAACGAGCGTGTGCCCGACGAAAAGACGGTCAAGCACATCGACCGCTGCCTGTCCTGTCTGGCCTGCATGACCACCTGCCCGTCAGGTGTGCATTATATGCATCTGGTCGATCACGCGCGCGAATATATCGAGGCCAACTACAAGCGCCCGCTGACGGATCGGGTGTTGCGCTGGGTTCTGGCGCAGATCCTGCCTTATCCGATGCGGTTCCGTTGGGCCCTGATCGGGGCCAGGCTGGGTCGTCCTTTCCGGTTCCTGATGCCAGATGCCCGGCTGCGCGCGATGTTGGAGATGGCGCCCAAGCATATCCCGTCTGTCAGCCGCAACGATGATCCGCAGAGTTTTGCGCCCGGCGGTGAACGAAAGATGCGAGTGGCGCTGATGACGGGCTGCGCACAAAAGGCACTGAACACCGATATCAATGACGCCACGATCCGCCTGCTGACACGGTTGGGGTGCGAGGTCGTGATCGTCGAAGGTGCCGGGTGTTGCGGAGCTTTGACCCATCACATGGGCAAGGTGCAAGACAGTCATATGGCGGCAACCGCCAATATCAGAGCCTGGAAACGGGAAATGGACGGTGATGGGTTGGATGCCATTGTCATCAATACCTCTGGCTGTGGCACCACCGTGAAAGATTATGGGCATATGTTTCGCAATGACCCGCTTGCCGAAGATGCGGCGCGTGTGTCTGCAATCGCCATGGATGTCAGTGAACTTCTGATCCAGCTGGACCTGCCGGCGGGGGAAAACCAAAACCTGACCGTCGCGTATCATGCGGCCTGTTCATTGCAGCATGGGCAGAAGATCAAATCCTATCCCAAAGATTTGCTGAAACACGCGGGTTTCACGGTTGTCGAACCCGCCGACAGTCATTTGTGCTGCGGCAGCGCGGGAACGTACAACCTGATGCAGCCGGAAATATCAGGCCAGTTGAAACAGCGAAAAGTCAGAACACTTGAGGCGAAAAAGCCTGATATCATTGCCGCCGGCAATATCGGGTGCATGATGCAGATCGGTTCTGGTACGCAACTGCCGATCGTTCATACAGTAGAGTTGCTGGACTGGGCGACCGGCGGGCCAAAGCCACCGGCCTTGCAGAGAACAGGGAACCCGGTTCCCGTCTTGCGGTGAATCATGCTGATGCCAGCGCGCATCATTTCCCAGGGAAATACCTTTGGTGCATGACCGCCCTATTTTCGCCCAACGCGGCACGTAGGACAAAAGCTTCGAAGTGAGTCTCGGAGAACCGCGTGCGTAACTGGATCAAGGCGATCGTGCTCTGTGTCTTGCCATTGGCGGCCACGGCGCAGGACACTAGGCTGGAAAGCCTGGATACGTCGGATTCCGGGCGCGAGTGGATGGCTGTCGGGCGGTTGGATATCGCCGGCGCAGGGTTTTGCACCGGAACGCTGGTGTCGCCGACCCTTGTACTGACAGCGGCGCATTGCCTGTTCGACAAAAGATCAGGACAACGGATCAACCCTGCGGATATCGAGTTTCTGGCCGGGTGGCGTTTGGGACGTGCGTTGGCCTATCGGACCGCGCGCCAGGCTGTGATCCATCCGGACTACCAATATGGCGTCGATTCTACGGCCGACCGGGTAAGCGCGGACGTGGCATTGATCGAGCTGTGGCAGCCGATCCGCAATACAGCCGTCATTCCATTTGAGTCGGGCGATCAGCCCAAACGTGGCGCTGAAGTGGGCGTTGTGTCTTATGCGCATGACCGATCAGAAGCTCCGTCGCTGCAACAGGTCTGCTCGGTCATGAACCGGCAGGCCGGGGTTATGGTCATGTCCTGCGATGTTGATTTCGGGTCTTCGGGGGCACCCGTTTTTTCTTTCACGGGCGCGCGTCCTCAGATCGTATCGGTGGTTGCGGCCAAGGCCAGTATGGACGGCCAGAGTGTCGCAATTGGAACCGCGGTTGAGCATTCGCTGCAATTGCTGCGTGACGAACTTTCTGCGGGGCGGGGATTTGGGCTTTCCTCGTCCGGATCGGGAACGAACAAGAACATAGGCGCAAGGTTCATTCGACCATGATGAGAGTCTTCTGGAGCCTGTTATTGGGCCTGAGCGTCTTGGCAACATCGCCGCAAGCGCAATCCAACAAGCGCAAGCTGACCGACCGGGATGACCTTTATGGTTGGGAGGCTATCGGTCGGCTGGATGTCCGCGATGCCTCGTATTGCACCGGCACGTTGATCGCGCAGGACATGGTGCTGACCGCAGCCCATTGTGCGGTGGATCGTCGTACCGGGAAGACTTATGTGCCCGAAGATATCACGTTTCGTGCAGGCCTTAGCAACGGCAACGCCTTGGCCGAGCGTCAAGTCACGCAAATCGCCCTTCATCCCAGCTATGGGGCGCAGAACCCGCTGTCGCACGAAGGTGTCCAGTTGGACGTGGCCCTGATGCGGCTGAACGAGCCTATCCCGTATTCGGTCGCCGACCCTTTTGCGCTGCACAGCGGCCGTGTTCCGGGCAACGAGATCAGCATTGCCTCGTATGGGCGCGGACGGTCCGAGGCGATCACCCGAGAGCGTTCGTGCCGTATCATCGACCGCAGGCAGGGTCTGATCACCTTTGATTGCGACATTACTTTCGGGTCTTCCGGGTCTGCAATTCTGGCGAAAAACGGTGCGCGCTGGCAGATCCTGTCCGTGGTATCGGCAGTAGGGACGAACGGCCGCAGAAAGGTGGGGTTTGGCATGGAGCTTGACGGGATCGTCGCCGAGCTCAAGGCCATCATGCGGCGCGATGCACCTCAGCCCAAAGCGTCGATCCGCCGATTGCAGGTCGGGTCCGGTAAGTCAGGATCTGGTGCGAAATTCATCAGTTCTGGCGGGGGTTGAACTCGGCGAAATCGCTACCCATGTGATGTGTATCGGACCGCCACAACGGGGTCCGGTACCTGAAATCGCCCGTCCAG
It encodes the following:
- a CDS encoding serine protease produces the protein MMRVFWSLLLGLSVLATSPQAQSNKRKLTDRDDLYGWEAIGRLDVRDASYCTGTLIAQDMVLTAAHCAVDRRTGKTYVPEDITFRAGLSNGNALAERQVTQIALHPSYGAQNPLSHEGVQLDVALMRLNEPIPYSVADPFALHSGRVPGNEISIASYGRGRSEAITRERSCRIIDRRQGLITFDCDITFGSSGSAILAKNGARWQILSVVSAVGTNGRRKVGFGMELDGIVAELKAIMRRDAPQPKASIRRLQVGSGKSGSGAKFISSGGG
- the glcF gene encoding glycolate oxidase subunit GlcF, with translation MQTTFTDEQLQDPAIQRSNEILRNCVHCGFCTATCPTYQVLGDELDSPRGRIYLIKDMLENERVPDEKTVKHIDRCLSCLACMTTCPSGVHYMHLVDHAREYIEANYKRPLTDRVLRWVLAQILPYPMRFRWALIGARLGRPFRFLMPDARLRAMLEMAPKHIPSVSRNDDPQSFAPGGERKMRVALMTGCAQKALNTDINDATIRLLTRLGCEVVIVEGAGCCGALTHHMGKVQDSHMAATANIRAWKREMDGDGLDAIVINTSGCGTTVKDYGHMFRNDPLAEDAARVSAIAMDVSELLIQLDLPAGENQNLTVAYHAACSLQHGQKIKSYPKDLLKHAGFTVVEPADSHLCCGSAGTYNLMQPEISGQLKQRKVRTLEAKKPDIIAAGNIGCMMQIGSGTQLPIVHTVELLDWATGGPKPPALQRTGNPVPVLR
- a CDS encoding FAD-linked oxidase C-terminal domain-containing protein, giving the protein MEMPKPSPDVLSRKSAIVSRLSRVLPDTAIIHDPAETRAYECDALTAYKCPPMLAVLPSSTQEVSDVLRICHEEGVPVVPRGAGTSLAGGALPTADCVILGVARMNEVLEVDYDNRFIRVQTGRTNLSVTGAVEEEDFFYAPDPSSQLACAIAGNIAMNSGGAHCLKYGVTTNNLMGVTMVMMDGSVVEIGGAHLDAPGLDLLGVICGSEGQLGVVTEATLRILRKPEGARPVLMGFDDNEVAGQCVSDIIKSGILPVAIEFMDTLCIKACENFAHAGYPDCHALLIVEVEGSEAEIDHQLSKIIEIAKRHNPVELRESQSAEESAKIWLGRKSAFGAMGQLNDYMCLDGTIPVSALPTVLRRIGELSEEFGLPVGNVFHAGDGNMHPLILFDANKPGDLEKCEAFGAEILKLCVDEGGCLTGEHGVGIEKRDLMSHQYAPADLEAQMAVKDVFDPKWLLNPAKVFPLNVSETRRHAQIAAE
- a CDS encoding serine protease translates to MRNWIKAIVLCVLPLAATAQDTRLESLDTSDSGREWMAVGRLDIAGAGFCTGTLVSPTLVLTAAHCLFDKRSGQRINPADIEFLAGWRLGRALAYRTARQAVIHPDYQYGVDSTADRVSADVALIELWQPIRNTAVIPFESGDQPKRGAEVGVVSYAHDRSEAPSLQQVCSVMNRQAGVMVMSCDVDFGSSGAPVFSFTGARPQIVSVVAAKASMDGQSVAIGTAVEHSLQLLRDELSAGRGFGLSSSGSGTNKNIGARFIRP
- a CDS encoding FAD-binding protein encodes the protein MKPESESELADMVTGLKEPVCIVGGGTRAVTGPDANIETGALRGISLYEPGALTLVAKAGTPLAEIQAVLEAEGQQLAFEPMDHRSLLDTQGEPTIGGVVAANISGPRRIQVGACRDFLLGVRFVDGRGQVVKNGGRVMKNVTGYDLVKLMGGSWGTLGILTEVSLKVLPKPERVATLSVAVRDAGSAVKILSAALKSPFEVTGAAYDPAGGNALLRVEGFAESVTYRIGRLTALLADFGEVTDEGDATALWTGIRDVHPFQGKDGDVWRLSVKPSDAAEISARAEADQTLFDWGGGLVWLRVPAGTDVRGRLGSFSGHATLVRSDHDTIRKLGRFHPGPTSISALTKGLRAKFDPRGLFNPGLIG